A single window of uncultured Methanospirillum sp. DNA harbors:
- a CDS encoding nitroreductase family protein: MEPLDCIMTRRSIRKFKPDQIPDDVISRIMLAGTYAPSALALQPWAFIVIQNSEFMQKVSDYCKPIMISLMTDAHDGMSDDGMSDEFRRLLQSDGYSIYYHAPVMIMVIGKSTSRFREIDCSLCTENMMLAAHALGIGSCWIGSTEVAYDNPEIMAGFQIPEGYSPIGTIVFGYPDEKPEPHDKKPPQITWIR, from the coding sequence ATGGAACCACTTGATTGTATTATGACCAGACGGAGTATCAGGAAATTTAAACCAGATCAGATCCCTGATGACGTTATCTCCCGGATTATGCTTGCAGGAACATATGCTCCATCAGCTCTTGCCCTTCAACCCTGGGCGTTCATTGTTATTCAGAACAGTGAATTCATGCAGAAGGTTTCCGATTACTGCAAACCCATCATGATCTCCCTGATGACGGACGCTCATGACGGGATGTCTGATGACGGGATGTCTGATGAGTTCCGGAGACTGCTGCAAAGTGACGGATACTCGATCTATTATCATGCCCCGGTAATGATTATGGTAATCGGGAAGAGTACAAGCCGGTTCAGGGAGATCGACTGTTCACTCTGTACAGAAAACATGATGCTCGCTGCACATGCTCTGGGAATCGGGAGCTGCTGGATCGGGTCAACAGAGGTTGCATATGATAATCCTGAAATCATGGCCGGATTTCAGATCCCTGAGGGATATTCTCCGATAGGGACAATCGTGTTCGGATATCCTGATGAGAAACCGGAGCCTCATGATAAAAAACCACCCCAAATTACCTGGATCCGGTGA
- a CDS encoding DUF2284 domain-containing protein codes for MTTKISEVYLSLIEAAMKAGATDAIPIRSSDIVVEDRVQLKCRTGCPSYGHSFACPPFAPSISDFRKMLLEYQDAMLIRFRSAVEAESGIVHVLLRNRSDPTVPQAVKAKTAEFSDALNKESRTIHNTMLEIERQAFEAGYPFALAFTVDCCDLCRTCNVKGGVCMHPSQLRYSIEAVGINIIKTAESAGVTIRFPCPIPPDRITLLLID; via the coding sequence ATGACCACCAAGATATCAGAAGTTTATTTATCTCTCATTGAAGCGGCGATGAAAGCTGGAGCAACTGATGCTATTCCGATCCGCTCATCTGATATTGTTGTTGAAGACCGGGTACAACTGAAATGCAGAACCGGGTGTCCATCGTACGGGCATAGTTTTGCTTGTCCTCCGTTTGCCCCATCGATATCAGATTTTCGAAAGATGCTCCTGGAGTATCAGGATGCAATGCTTATCAGGTTTCGTTCTGCTGTTGAAGCGGAGTCAGGGATTGTTCACGTACTTCTCCGAAACAGATCAGATCCGACAGTCCCCCAGGCTGTGAAAGCCAAAACAGCAGAGTTCAGTGATGCCTTAAACAAAGAATCAAGGACAATCCATAATACTATGCTTGAGATTGAACGACAGGCATTTGAGGCAGGATATCCATTTGCTCTCGCTTTTACTGTTGACTGCTGTGATCTCTGCAGAACATGCAACGTGAAAGGAGGAGTATGTATGCACCCGTCACAGCTCAGGTATTCTATCGAAGCGGTAGGGATAAATATAATCAAGACCGCCGAATCCGCTGGTGTGACAATCAGATTTCCCTGCCCCATCCCCCCGGACAGGATTACACTCCTGCTTATCGATTAA
- a CDS encoding transporter substrate-binding domain-containing protein: protein MKQRLLILAILIPFLIIPGMMAQSAPSDLLILTEEFPPYNYMDNGTLKGISVDFLESAFSHMGIDIPRDSIKILPWAEGYNTTLTRNNTLVFSTGRIPQREDQFVWAGPIISDTKVLWGISTNDSPQIPDIQSYRIVAIRNDSGISMAEHAGATPDQIIEVSSPEEAIMMVENGTADAWSYGELSGQSMITKYADDPKSFSSIMKIGAIDEYFAFNKNTDPGFVAELNNTISNLKINRSETGSSEYEQIIYRYKPVGCVESDISPQMVTDLVNITSDALSQNTPQTLEQINAMVAPYKDPVTPGLYVFVYSLNGTNLADAGNPDVIGRNMSGKGDVTGKMYRNEILKGAVDQGTGWEQYLISHPTLSGIFQKESYYRLITGSDGVQYVVISGRYSPCV, encoded by the coding sequence ATGAAGCAAAGACTGCTAATTCTGGCAATCCTCATACCATTTCTCATCATACCAGGGATGATGGCACAATCAGCTCCTTCTGATCTTCTCATCCTGACAGAAGAGTTTCCACCCTATAATTACATGGATAATGGGACCCTGAAAGGTATTTCTGTAGACTTCCTTGAGTCAGCATTCAGCCATATGGGTATTGATATCCCTCGTGATTCAATTAAAATACTACCCTGGGCAGAGGGATATAACACAACTCTGACGCGAAACAATACACTTGTGTTTAGCACTGGCCGGATTCCTCAGCGGGAAGACCAGTTTGTATGGGCCGGACCGATCATCAGCGACACCAAGGTACTCTGGGGAATCTCGACGAACGATAGTCCACAGATCCCGGATATTCAGTCATACCGGATTGTGGCAATCCGGAATGATTCCGGGATAAGCATGGCAGAACATGCCGGGGCAACACCTGATCAGATCATCGAGGTATCCTCTCCAGAGGAGGCAATCATGATGGTTGAGAATGGAACTGCAGATGCATGGAGTTATGGCGAACTCTCCGGCCAGTCAATGATTACCAAATATGCAGATGATCCAAAATCATTCTCATCGATCATGAAAATCGGAGCAATTGACGAATATTTCGCTTTCAATAAAAATACAGATCCCGGGTTTGTTGCCGAATTAAACAACACGATATCAAATCTGAAAATTAACAGATCAGAGACTGGATCTTCAGAATATGAGCAGATCATCTATAGATACAAGCCAGTGGGATGTGTTGAGTCTGATATAAGCCCACAGATGGTGACTGATCTCGTGAATATAACATCAGATGCACTTTCTCAAAATACTCCACAAACCCTTGAGCAGATAAATGCAATGGTTGCTCCGTACAAAGATCCAGTGACGCCGGGCCTGTATGTCTTTGTATACTCACTCAATGGAACAAACTTGGCTGATGCCGGAAACCCGGACGTGATCGGGAGAAACATGTCAGGGAAAGGGGATGTGACCGGTAAGATGTACCGTAATGAGATACTCAAAGGGGCTGTTGATCAGGGAACCGGCTGGGAACAGTATCTCATCTCCCATCCGACACTCTCCGGAATATTTCAAAAAGAGAGTTACTACCGGCTTATTACCGGAAGTGACGGTGTTCAGTATGTCGTGATCAGTGGAAGATATTCACCCTGTGTCTGA
- a CDS encoding DUF169 domain-containing protein has translation MIYTQIAEELKELLGMKGSPVAVKLAKGPADIPAGYEKMPEKSRHCQFVQDARLKGTKGYATESEHFCKGGAAVLGLEPMPETIATGEFYLKLGNFKTPEGARETMASIPKVSDSYYASVYSPLESAEFEPDSVVLIVNPKQALRLSQAYLNEKGGRIAADYSAIQSICADAVSAVKERGVLNMTLGCNGSRKNSGIADDEVIIGVPARNLPAMVQALKVFKEKWG, from the coding sequence ATGATATATACACAGATTGCCGAGGAACTCAAGGAACTGCTTGGAATGAAGGGGAGCCCGGTCGCGGTTAAGCTGGCAAAAGGACCTGCAGATATTCCGGCAGGGTACGAAAAAATGCCAGAAAAGAGCAGACACTGCCAGTTTGTACAGGATGCACGACTCAAGGGAACAAAAGGGTATGCGACAGAGTCCGAGCATTTCTGCAAAGGCGGAGCAGCAGTCCTTGGTCTTGAGCCGATGCCTGAAACCATTGCCACCGGGGAGTTTTACCTGAAACTTGGCAACTTCAAGACACCGGAAGGTGCCAGAGAGACGATGGCTTCAATTCCGAAAGTCTCTGATTCGTATTATGCTTCCGTGTATTCTCCTCTGGAATCAGCCGAATTCGAACCTGACTCAGTTGTGTTGATTGTCAATCCAAAACAGGCACTCCGTCTGTCACAGGCATATCTAAATGAGAAAGGTGGAAGAATAGCAGCAGACTACTCGGCAATTCAGTCAATTTGTGCTGATGCAGTCAGTGCAGTAAAAGAGCGGGGTGTTCTGAATATGACCCTTGGCTGCAATGGATCACGTAAAAACTCCGGGATAGCTGATGATGAAGTCATTATCGGCGTTCCGGCCAGGAACCTTCCAGCCATGGTCCAGGCACTGAAGGTCTTTAAAGAGAAGTGGGGGTAA
- a CDS encoding response regulator — protein sequence MVKILIVDDTLFMRTMLQAIVSDEGHEVIGMAEDGYQGVFEYTQNRPDIVLLDILMPKMDGIMTLKTLMAYDPHARILMVSAIQSVKMIKLAISCGAKGYVLKPFQRPQLMQEVNRVLEQFP from the coding sequence ATGGTAAAGATCCTCATCGTCGATGATACCCTCTTTATGCGGACCATGCTCCAGGCTATTGTATCAGATGAAGGGCATGAGGTGATAGGGATGGCAGAAGACGGATATCAGGGAGTCTTTGAATACACACAGAACCGTCCTGACATCGTGCTTCTCGATATTCTTATGCCAAAGATGGATGGGATCATGACACTTAAAACCCTCATGGCCTATGATCCCCATGCCCGAATCCTGATGGTGAGTGCAATTCAATCGGTAAAAATGATAAAACTGGCAATATCCTGTGGTGCTAAAGGATATGTTCTGAAACCGTTTCAACGTCCCCAACTCATGCAGGAGGTCAACAGAGTTCTTGAACAGTTTCCATGA
- a CDS encoding DUF5400 domain-containing protein — MEQIFFIISLSVIVSSIVTGFIVFRMQGMSLAPHFGTLILALLVTLAAILSGNSGVYYLAAVLQFIAVITAYTQMCPILKYNFQTSPAYAPHIALITLLPTLVIAGLLL, encoded by the coding sequence ATGGAACAGATATTCTTTATCATATCACTGTCTGTGATTGTCAGCAGCATTGTGACCGGATTTATCGTATTCAGAATGCAGGGGATGAGCCTTGCTCCCCATTTCGGAACGCTCATTCTTGCACTCCTTGTTACCCTGGCAGCCATTCTTTCAGGTAACTCTGGTGTGTATTACCTGGCAGCAGTTCTCCAGTTCATTGCAGTGATCACAGCATATACCCAGATGTGTCCGATCCTGAAGTATAATTTCCAGACTTCACCGGCATATGCACCACACATAGCATTGATCACATTGCTCCCGACACTGGTGATAGCAGGGTTACTCCTCTGA
- a CDS encoding DsrE family protein, with amino-acid sequence MRVIPLHGIKQPNLSFLIRNILKNADEKEEFRFVISAGTDGLEQVARAFGYSMETEKEGSDTTARFIPSGQTTQEVDVCGDVCPGPVITVGSLLKDMATGERLKIITANEDSVHDISVAVTSAGSTFISSGVADGKHFLVVEKAEKPVSPGPYVQRDKVLIVQSNGTGNAERAYATFLFAKVAQSMGKPVTIFLLMDGVSLARAGNAATVKHPAFNRLDILMKEVLDAGAMVFACELSVSFRGITDSDLVDGVKIAGAATYLQLLSDPGFSIVNF; translated from the coding sequence ATGAGAGTAATCCCATTGCACGGGATAAAGCAGCCAAATCTCTCTTTCCTTATCAGAAATATTCTGAAAAATGCTGATGAGAAAGAAGAATTTCGCTTCGTTATCAGTGCAGGGACTGATGGACTTGAACAGGTTGCACGGGCGTTTGGATACTCTATGGAGACAGAAAAGGAAGGAAGCGATACAACGGCCCGGTTTATTCCTTCCGGCCAGACTACGCAGGAAGTTGATGTCTGTGGAGATGTCTGTCCGGGACCGGTTATCACCGTTGGATCACTGCTTAAGGATATGGCAACCGGTGAGCGGCTGAAGATCATTACTGCAAATGAGGATTCAGTTCATGATATATCAGTTGCTGTGACATCGGCAGGATCAACGTTCATCTCTTCAGGAGTGGCAGACGGTAAGCATTTCCTCGTGGTTGAGAAGGCTGAGAAACCTGTATCACCCGGACCATATGTTCAGAGAGACAAGGTGCTGATAGTTCAGAGCAATGGTACCGGGAATGCCGAACGGGCGTATGCAACATTTCTCTTTGCAAAGGTAGCCCAGAGTATGGGAAAACCGGTCACCATATTTCTGCTCATGGACGGTGTAAGCCTTGCCAGGGCTGGAAATGCTGCAACAGTCAAGCACCCGGCATTTAACAGGTTGGATATTCTGATGAAGGAAGTACTTGATGCCGGGGCCATGGTCTTTGCCTGTGAGCTCAGTGTATCATTTAGGGGAATTACCGATTCAGATCTCGTTGATGGCGTGAAGATTGCAGGTGCTGCAACATACCTTCAGTTACTGTCTGATCCGGGATTTAGTATCGTGAATTTCTGA
- a CDS encoding META domain-containing protein has protein sequence MKVSFVWIILGLLFVVMVAGCTNQAPAKSAQPEVTVSITSTPTQAETVIPSTPVKQAVSDPALEGTWYLKLMSDQNGTAIVQTINPETMITFENNSQIIGYTGCNDYQGSYSLTGSKTKFGQGIATKTEMPSPKPCANGENTEQIYIQILSGATSYLVNANQELTLTDSSDNTLIYQRVPYNQNAVPVNS, from the coding sequence ATGAAGGTTTCTTTTGTCTGGATAATTCTGGGATTACTATTTGTTGTGATGGTTGCAGGTTGTACAAACCAGGCTCCAGCGAAGAGTGCCCAGCCGGAGGTTACTGTAAGTATCACCTCCACACCAACACAGGCCGAGACCGTGATACCTTCAACACCTGTGAAACAGGCAGTTTCAGATCCTGCACTTGAGGGAACCTGGTATCTGAAACTTATGTCAGATCAGAATGGAACGGCGATAGTTCAAACAATTAATCCTGAAACCATGATTACATTTGAGAATAATTCTCAGATCATCGGGTATACCGGATGTAATGATTATCAGGGTTCATATTCCCTTACCGGATCTAAAACGAAGTTTGGTCAGGGAATCGCCACCAAGACTGAAATGCCCTCACCAAAACCATGTGCAAACGGTGAAAACACTGAACAAATTTATATCCAGATCCTGAGCGGAGCAACCAGTTATCTGGTGAATGCAAATCAGGAATTAACATTAACTGACAGTTCTGACAACACACTGATCTATCAACGGGTTCCATATAATCAGAATGCTGTTCCAGTAAATTCATAA
- a CDS encoding response regulator — protein sequence MDDVASVLIVDDNNAIQEYLTTVLKTEGYLVNSASDGEEALKYLQENPKPDLILLDIIMPGLNGIDVLKAIKGDPALKQIIIIMLTGVSLCADKELAFELGASDFLTKPFEFRELLARVKTHINLKKVSDKCVVQRKIQETILSTIPGVVYLKSKDGCYIHANEMFADLVGVPQTEIQGKREEDLFSSLVADERTKTDDLLLKFGVEQLEIQEEITMPNLDTRSFFTKKRQVVDKDGEISGLVGVSIDITEQVIMKEAYAEKEEILDSILNSYPAEIWVLNPEGEIILQNSKHLAKYGNLIGRPIPDLPLSEDTKLYWKESLHLILHGKTRGNDKKFIESDGSEWIIDSFRPVRLHDGILGIMGMNLNVTRWAQGDDDLSISTSGDSGKKDQNDTDTGTNQTISSPDPSSMR from the coding sequence ATGGATGATGTTGCATCGGTTCTGATCGTTGATGATAATAACGCGATACAGGAATATCTGACAACGGTGTTAAAAACTGAAGGATATCTTGTCAATTCAGCATCAGACGGAGAAGAGGCATTAAAGTATCTTCAAGAGAATCCAAAACCTGATCTTATCCTCCTTGATATCATTATGCCCGGATTGAATGGAATAGACGTCCTCAAGGCGATTAAAGGAGATCCGGCTCTAAAACAGATCATTATCATCATGTTGACCGGTGTGAGTCTGTGTGCTGATAAGGAACTTGCATTTGAACTTGGAGCAAGTGATTTTCTTACCAAACCCTTTGAATTCAGGGAATTGCTCGCCCGGGTAAAAACGCACATAAACCTGAAAAAAGTATCAGACAAATGTGTTGTTCAACGAAAAATCCAGGAGACTATTCTATCTACAATTCCCGGCGTCGTGTACCTGAAAAGTAAGGATGGATGCTATATCCATGCCAATGAGATGTTTGCAGACCTGGTCGGAGTACCACAGACAGAGATCCAGGGGAAACGGGAGGAGGATCTTTTTTCGAGTCTGGTTGCAGATGAGCGAACAAAGACCGACGACCTGCTGCTCAAATTTGGTGTAGAGCAACTTGAGATCCAGGAAGAGATAACCATGCCGAATCTCGACACCCGATCTTTTTTTACCAAAAAACGCCAGGTCGTCGATAAAGACGGGGAGATATCCGGACTCGTTGGTGTTTCTATTGATATCACCGAGCAGGTTATCATGAAAGAAGCATACGCTGAAAAGGAGGAGATTCTTGATTCGATACTGAACTCTTATCCTGCAGAGATATGGGTCCTCAATCCGGAAGGGGAGATAATCCTCCAGAACTCAAAACATCTGGCTAAATATGGTAATCTTATTGGAAGACCAATACCTGACCTGCCATTGTCTGAGGATACGAAACTCTACTGGAAAGAAAGCCTCCACCTCATCCTTCATGGAAAAACCCGGGGGAATGACAAGAAGTTCATCGAATCAGATGGATCCGAATGGATCATAGACTCATTCAGACCTGTCAGACTTCATGATGGCATTCTTGGAATTATGGGTATGAACCTTAACGTCACCCGATGGGCCCAGGGTGATGACGATCTTTCAATCAGTACTTCTGGAGATTCAGGAAAGAAAGACCAGAATGATACAGATACTGGAACGAACCAGACCATTTCTTCTCCTGATCCCTCCAGCATGAGGTGA
- a CDS encoding GAF domain-containing protein, giving the protein MGVPLVETEYLILSYIRSHSPEECMLDKISLGTGKSRATVLKYLNTLYAQSILDFKIIGRNKLWIIRDTTGAFEQEQPAFLSKKNQDTLSSLVAYASELHDLTVRRMELTQMLDTSDRVILTISLHLTIIAANELFHSQFPDVYSVQDIIPEEKMSLFDHGFRSACNGETVEMDIDFKEKSGLIRMFRLSLVPSKEKKGPGYVVVIGEDISFQRTKNEQESLLYLIRSAAGIDVEKDLFPFMMSGIHDSLLSYRKGFVFVSGHTLAYSSSETPQSILDMIYPHIDRASELCQTQVIRIPGSERIIGMCDGSLSDIMYCIIIPLIEGEQSIGAIVLFIEHNVSRVQVDNVEIIADEIANFLKIQHLEHERSELIHTLEAMNRISEILNSDSDEESLLGRTIDSAMDILGFDVGCVYLMDDSMDLSPVVQRNMPDKLRDLCMSGHFSSLFTKACETNSVLLIRDIDPEFLALGPDINHIGIKTILILPIRVGTTILGLLNMGSREEKIYHKGSLENISSLGMQLGIALERTRFAHAAQSGHQSSDA; this is encoded by the coding sequence ATGGGCGTACCTCTCGTTGAAACTGAATATCTTATCCTCTCATACATCAGGTCACACTCTCCAGAGGAGTGCATGCTTGACAAGATATCCCTTGGAACCGGTAAAAGCAGGGCTACTGTTCTCAAATATCTCAATACATTATATGCACAGTCGATCCTGGATTTTAAGATCATAGGAAGGAACAAATTATGGATTATTCGTGATACAACAGGTGCATTTGAACAGGAACAACCAGCATTTCTGAGCAAGAAAAACCAGGATACCCTTTCATCACTCGTCGCGTATGCATCCGAACTTCACGATCTTACTGTCAGGAGAATGGAACTCACACAAATGCTGGATACCAGTGACCGGGTGATTCTGACAATCTCCTTACATTTAACAATTATTGCTGCGAATGAACTCTTCCACTCTCAATTCCCTGATGTATACTCTGTACAGGACATTATCCCTGAGGAAAAGATGAGCCTGTTTGATCATGGTTTCAGATCTGCCTGTAATGGTGAGACTGTTGAGATGGATATTGATTTCAAGGAGAAAAGCGGGCTTATTCGGATGTTCCGGCTCTCACTGGTTCCATCAAAAGAGAAGAAAGGACCGGGCTATGTGGTTGTCATCGGAGAGGACATCTCATTTCAACGGACGAAAAATGAGCAGGAATCTCTGTTATACCTGATTAGATCTGCTGCAGGAATTGATGTCGAGAAGGATCTCTTTCCATTCATGATGTCCGGAATACATGATTCGCTTCTTTCGTATCGCAAGGGATTTGTGTTCGTATCTGGTCATACTCTTGCATATAGTTCATCAGAGACCCCTCAATCAATCCTGGATATGATCTATCCTCATATTGACCGGGCATCTGAGCTCTGTCAGACCCAGGTAATACGTATACCCGGTTCAGAGAGGATCATTGGGATGTGTGATGGCTCTCTTTCAGATATAATGTATTGTATCATTATTCCTCTTATTGAAGGAGAACAGTCCATCGGAGCGATTGTTCTGTTCATAGAACATAATGTCAGCCGGGTTCAGGTTGATAATGTCGAGATTATTGCAGATGAAATTGCTAATTTTCTTAAAATTCAGCACCTGGAACATGAGCGTTCAGAACTAATCCATACCCTGGAAGCGATGAACCGTATATCTGAAATTCTAAACTCTGATAGTGATGAGGAATCCCTGCTTGGAAGGACGATTGATAGTGCCATGGATATCCTCGGATTTGATGTCGGGTGTGTATACCTGATGGATGATAGTATGGACTTATCGCCGGTTGTTCAGCGAAACATGCCTGATAAACTCAGGGATCTCTGTATGTCCGGCCATTTTTCATCTCTTTTTACAAAGGCATGTGAAACAAACTCAGTATTACTCATACGCGATATTGATCCGGAATTTTTAGCACTAGGTCCTGATATTAACCATATTGGAATCAAAACAATTCTTATTCTACCGATACGTGTTGGCACTACCATTCTCGGACTTCTGAATATGGGAAGCAGAGAAGAGAAGATCTATCATAAAGGGAGTCTTGAGAACATCTCATCGCTAGGTATGCAACTAGGGATAGCACTTGAACGGACAAGATTTGCACATGCTGCACAGTCAGGTCACCAATCATCTGATGCATAA
- a CDS encoding PKD domain-containing protein, whose amino-acid sequence MIFIVSLLGCFPASAYVLSGSYTVNNITAVNTSSTYTSGTDDVSAVYVTNFGNLSLNYCTLYTTGNTSSQENSSFYGLNGGLLANNGSHVNMVGGTINTIGTGANAAIPTGSATSINLTNVTIHASGNGGHGVMATQGASLSLSNVSIITSGTNAAPLATDRGGGNVHAVGGTISCSGTDSPGIYSTGTITVSNGSINSTGAQACVIEGANSATLANSTLTGGIADYGGVMIYQSTSGDADVGTGSFVMDGGSFTSKAGPAFFVTNTNATITLSNVHTSVSSDTLIRAAATSRWGTTGDNGGHVVFNSNNVTLNGSLSTDSISSITANLSGRSSLSAQINSSALSLTSDSSWNVSGNSTLTTFQDSSAISGTSISNIIGNGYTVTYNPNLSANSYLANKTYSLQNGGILKPLGNSSSGSYFINATAEGGGRITPSGLVEVSSGSSQTFTIRSNLGMLIDDVLVDDVSMGAVSSYTFPNVKANHTISVKFRVNFPSYIITATAGTGGSISPSGNIRVYLGYNQSFEITALDSYTITDVAINGTSLGPQDSPFEYTFTSVTSNKSIAASFQRRDFTINSSSNQWSKIVPRGNLTYPSQSNQTFITQPRPGSLLNDVLVNDTSVGGVSSWTFTNLSDDQSIQALGEPIPGQIQVFFNASPRYGPVPLTVQFNDSSIQLPTSWYWQFGDGNDSTLKDPNHTYTAPGTYTVSLRAINDKSGGYGCWNKFITATDGVIPEPTPTPIPGEISAQFDASPTSGSSPVSVQFTDKSSGNPISWIWDFGDGSSSISQNTTHSYTTSGSYTVTLIALNSKYSGSVVKQDLITVR is encoded by the coding sequence TTGATTTTTATCGTATCTCTTCTCGGCTGTTTTCCAGCATCAGCCTATGTTTTAAGTGGATCATACACTGTAAACAACATAACAGCAGTGAATACAAGCAGTACCTATACATCGGGTACTGATGATGTATCTGCAGTATATGTCACAAATTTCGGCAATCTATCTCTGAATTATTGTACGCTCTATACAACAGGGAATACATCATCGCAGGAGAATAGCAGTTTTTATGGATTGAACGGAGGGCTGCTTGCAAACAATGGAAGTCATGTGAATATGGTTGGAGGAACCATAAACACCATAGGAACCGGAGCAAATGCCGCGATTCCGACAGGTTCCGCGACATCCATTAATCTTACAAATGTGACCATTCATGCCTCCGGGAATGGTGGACACGGTGTAATGGCAACACAAGGGGCCTCACTCTCACTTTCAAATGTTTCAATCATAACTTCAGGAACAAATGCTGCACCTCTTGCAACTGACCGGGGTGGGGGGAATGTACATGCAGTCGGGGGGACAATATCCTGTTCAGGAACAGACTCTCCCGGGATATACTCAACCGGAACGATTACAGTATCGAATGGATCAATCAATTCAACCGGAGCACAGGCATGTGTTATAGAGGGAGCGAACTCTGCAACACTTGCAAATTCTACATTAACAGGAGGTATTGCAGACTATGGTGGTGTTATGATCTACCAGAGTACCTCTGGTGATGCAGATGTTGGAACTGGTTCATTTGTGATGGATGGAGGTTCATTCACATCAAAGGCTGGTCCTGCTTTCTTTGTCACTAACACGAATGCCACAATTACCCTGTCCAATGTTCATACCAGCGTAAGTTCTGATACTCTTATCAGGGCAGCAGCTACCTCCAGGTGGGGAACCACCGGAGATAATGGGGGACACGTAGTATTCAACTCTAATAATGTCACACTCAATGGCTCTCTATCCACAGATTCCATCAGTTCAATCACTGCCAATCTCTCTGGTAGGTCTTCTCTTTCAGCACAGATCAACTCTTCAGCACTCTCGCTAACATCTGATAGTTCCTGGAATGTATCAGGAAACTCTACTCTGACGACATTCCAGGATAGTAGTGCCATATCGGGTACTTCGATCTCAAATATTATCGGGAATGGATATACGGTCACTTATAACCCCAATCTCTCTGCGAATTCCTACCTTGCTAACAAAACGTATTCACTCCAGAACGGGGGAATCCTAAAACCGTTGGGTAACAGCTCATCAGGTTCATATTTCATCAATGCAACAGCCGAAGGTGGCGGAAGGATCACTCCCAGCGGATTAGTGGAAGTCAGTTCAGGATCCAGCCAGACCTTTACAATCAGATCCAACCTTGGAATGCTCATCGATGATGTATTGGTTGATGATGTCAGTATGGGAGCAGTATCGAGTTATACATTCCCAAATGTGAAGGCAAATCATACGATATCAGTAAAATTCAGGGTGAATTTCCCATCATACATCATTACTGCCACAGCCGGAACTGGAGGCAGCATCAGTCCTTCAGGAAATATCAGAGTATACCTAGGATATAACCAGTCATTTGAGATAACAGCCCTTGATTCATACACCATCACAGATGTTGCAATAAATGGAACAAGCCTCGGACCACAGGATTCACCATTTGAGTATACCTTCACCTCTGTGACTTCCAACAAGTCTATTGCGGCTTCATTTCAAAGGCGGGATTTTACAATTAACTCATCATCCAATCAATGGAGCAAGATTGTCCCACGGGGAAATCTCACATATCCATCTCAATCAAATCAGACGTTCATAACACAACCAAGGCCCGGGTCACTCCTGAATGATGTTCTCGTAAATGACACATCTGTTGGCGGAGTTTCATCATGGACTTTTACGAATTTATCAGACGATCAGTCCATTCAGGCGTTAGGGGAACCAATTCCTGGCCAGATTCAGGTATTCTTCAATGCTTCTCCACGATATGGACCAGTACCACTGACCGTCCAGTTCAATGATAGTTCAATCCAGTTGCCAACATCATGGTACTGGCAGTTTGGGGATGGAAATGATAGTACATTAAAAGACCCCAATCATACCTACACCGCTCCCGGAACATATACAGTTTCATTACGAGCAATAAATGATAAATCAGGTGGCTATGGGTGTTGGAACAAGTTCATCACTGCTACAGACGGAGTCATTCCGGAGCCAACTCCAACTCCAATCCCTGGTGAAATATCAGCCCAGTTTGATGCATCTCCAACATCAGGAAGTTCACCGGTGTCTGTTCAGTTTACAGATAAAAGTTCAGGGAACCCGATCTCGTGGATCTGGGACTTTGGAGATGGATCATCATCAATTTCACAAAATACAACTCATTCATACACAACATCTGGGAGTTATACTGTGACATTGATTGCCCTGAATAGTAAGTATAGTGGTTCTGTTGTGAAACAGGATCTGATCACTGTCAGATAA